The Cloeon dipterum chromosome 3, ieCloDipt1.1, whole genome shotgun sequence genome includes a region encoding these proteins:
- the LOC135940794 gene encoding transmembrane protein 104 homolog isoform X2, translated as MPISAQTEQKYSTWTGLVYIFNLIVGTGALTLPSVFNRAGWAVGVGLVLVLAFMSFLTVTFVVESMAAANALLKWKRIQERSSVDHTSEHNDTPEDAEEDDPLVEQENLVNPAPLNFFCIEEKVELGQMAVLFFSRWGQILFYLCIIIYLYGDLAIYAAAISKSMTDVVCSLNIVNGTMNTTVPDSASCWLDNPKYSRMDVYRAFLGLFLLLVGPFTFFNVQKTKYLQMFTSVMRWTAFSLMISIASAVLIKDGVQGHPPLATLSGLPALFGACVYSFMCHHSLPGLITPIKDKSRLYSSLLADYLLVASFYLLLALTGVFAFNHLEDLYTLVFWQPGHATGYFLALFPVLTLSTSFPVVAVTLRSNMEALAPSCGPWWLRRGFFPLLAILPPLAVAFTTTDLSILVGVTGTYAGAGVQYVIPAILVWCARRKSKSALRLSSSECQFGSPFIGSGWVGLVLLWALAAVVLVTFNTIEKLEGKIN; from the exons ATGCCCATATCAGCACAAACTGAGCAAAAGTACTCAACATGg ACTGGGTTGGTGTACATATTCAACCTAATTGTGGGGACTGGAGCCCTAACTTTGCCCTCTGTCTTCAATCGAGCTGGATGGGCTGTAGGCGTCGGACTCGTCCTTGTGTTGGCGTTCATGAG CTTCCTTACTGTCACCTTTGTTGTGGAAAGCATGGCAGCTGCCAATGCGCTGCTGAAATGGAAAAGGATTCAAGAAAgg TCCTCAGTTGATCACACCAGCGAACATAATGACACACCCGAAGACGCAGAGGAGGATGATCCATTGGTTGAGCAAGAGAACTTAGTAAACCCAGCTCCtctaaattttttctgcatcGAGGAGAAGGTGGAATTG GGTCAAATGGCGGTGTTATTCTTCAGCCGAT GGggccaaattttattttacctgtGCATTATCATATACCTGTATGGAGATTTGGCCATATACGCTGCTGCTATCTCAAAATCAATGACTGATGTCGtttg TTCCCTGAACATAGTAAACGGAACAATGAACACAACTGTCCCTGATTCCGCTTCCTGCTGGCTGGACAATCCCAAGTACAGTCGGATGGATGTGTATCGCGCCTTCCTGGGGTTATTTCTCTTGCTTGTGGGCCCATTCACCTTTTTCAACGTCCAGAAGACCAAATATCTGCAGATGTTTACTTCTGTAATGCGTTGGACCGCGTTTAGCTTGATGATCAGTATCGCGTCTGCAGTGCTGATTAAAGACGGCGTTCAGGGTCATCCACCTCTCGCCACCCTATCAGGACTGCCCGCGCTTTTTGGAGCGTGCGTCTACTCATTTATGTGCCACCACTCACTACCAG GTCTAATTACACCAATCAAGGACAAAAGTCGGCTCTACTCGTCCCTTCTGGCCGACTACCTGTTAGTCGCTTCTTTCTACCTGTTGCTGGCCCTGACCGGCGTGTTTGCCTTCAACCACCTGGAGGACCTTTACACCCTGGTTTTCTGGCAACCAGGCCACGCCACTGGCTACTTCCTGGCCCTCTTCCCCGTTCTCACCCTGAGCACATCTTTCCCCGTGGTAGCGGTGACCCTGCGGTCCAACATGGAAGCGCTGGCGCCCTCGTGCGGGCCCTGGTGGCTTCGTCGCGGCTTCTTCCCGCTACTGGCCATCCTGCCACCCCTGGCAGTCGCCTTCACCACCACGGACCTGTCCATCTTGGTAGGCGTCACCGGGACATACGCGGGCGCCGGCGTGCAGTACGTCATTCCAGCGATTCTAGTATGGTGCGCGAGGAGGAAATCGAAGAGTGCTTTGAGACTCTCCTCAAGTGAATGCCAATTCGGATCGCCCTTCATTGGTTCAGGGTGGGTGGGGCTTGTCTTGCTCTGGGCGCTGGCGGCCGTGGTGCTCGTCACTTTCAATACCATTGAGAAACTTGAGGGAAAGATTAATTAA
- the LOC135940794 gene encoding transmembrane protein 104 homolog isoform X1 — protein sequence MPISAQTEQKYSTWTGLVYIFNLIVGTGALTLPSVFNRAGWAVGVGLVLVLAFMSFLTVTFVVESMAAANALLKWKRIQERKSSVDHTSEHNDTPEDAEEDDPLVEQENLVNPAPLNFFCIEEKVELGQMAVLFFSRWGQILFYLCIIIYLYGDLAIYAAAISKSMTDVVCSLNIVNGTMNTTVPDSASCWLDNPKYSRMDVYRAFLGLFLLLVGPFTFFNVQKTKYLQMFTSVMRWTAFSLMISIASAVLIKDGVQGHPPLATLSGLPALFGACVYSFMCHHSLPGLITPIKDKSRLYSSLLADYLLVASFYLLLALTGVFAFNHLEDLYTLVFWQPGHATGYFLALFPVLTLSTSFPVVAVTLRSNMEALAPSCGPWWLRRGFFPLLAILPPLAVAFTTTDLSILVGVTGTYAGAGVQYVIPAILVWCARRKSKSALRLSSSECQFGSPFIGSGWVGLVLLWALAAVVLVTFNTIEKLEGKIN from the exons ATGCCCATATCAGCACAAACTGAGCAAAAGTACTCAACATGg ACTGGGTTGGTGTACATATTCAACCTAATTGTGGGGACTGGAGCCCTAACTTTGCCCTCTGTCTTCAATCGAGCTGGATGGGCTGTAGGCGTCGGACTCGTCCTTGTGTTGGCGTTCATGAG CTTCCTTACTGTCACCTTTGTTGTGGAAAGCATGGCAGCTGCCAATGCGCTGCTGAAATGGAAAAGGATTCAAGAAAgg AAGTCCTCAGTTGATCACACCAGCGAACATAATGACACACCCGAAGACGCAGAGGAGGATGATCCATTGGTTGAGCAAGAGAACTTAGTAAACCCAGCTCCtctaaattttttctgcatcGAGGAGAAGGTGGAATTG GGTCAAATGGCGGTGTTATTCTTCAGCCGAT GGggccaaattttattttacctgtGCATTATCATATACCTGTATGGAGATTTGGCCATATACGCTGCTGCTATCTCAAAATCAATGACTGATGTCGtttg TTCCCTGAACATAGTAAACGGAACAATGAACACAACTGTCCCTGATTCCGCTTCCTGCTGGCTGGACAATCCCAAGTACAGTCGGATGGATGTGTATCGCGCCTTCCTGGGGTTATTTCTCTTGCTTGTGGGCCCATTCACCTTTTTCAACGTCCAGAAGACCAAATATCTGCAGATGTTTACTTCTGTAATGCGTTGGACCGCGTTTAGCTTGATGATCAGTATCGCGTCTGCAGTGCTGATTAAAGACGGCGTTCAGGGTCATCCACCTCTCGCCACCCTATCAGGACTGCCCGCGCTTTTTGGAGCGTGCGTCTACTCATTTATGTGCCACCACTCACTACCAG GTCTAATTACACCAATCAAGGACAAAAGTCGGCTCTACTCGTCCCTTCTGGCCGACTACCTGTTAGTCGCTTCTTTCTACCTGTTGCTGGCCCTGACCGGCGTGTTTGCCTTCAACCACCTGGAGGACCTTTACACCCTGGTTTTCTGGCAACCAGGCCACGCCACTGGCTACTTCCTGGCCCTCTTCCCCGTTCTCACCCTGAGCACATCTTTCCCCGTGGTAGCGGTGACCCTGCGGTCCAACATGGAAGCGCTGGCGCCCTCGTGCGGGCCCTGGTGGCTTCGTCGCGGCTTCTTCCCGCTACTGGCCATCCTGCCACCCCTGGCAGTCGCCTTCACCACCACGGACCTGTCCATCTTGGTAGGCGTCACCGGGACATACGCGGGCGCCGGCGTGCAGTACGTCATTCCAGCGATTCTAGTATGGTGCGCGAGGAGGAAATCGAAGAGTGCTTTGAGACTCTCCTCAAGTGAATGCCAATTCGGATCGCCCTTCATTGGTTCAGGGTGGGTGGGGCTTGTCTTGCTCTGGGCGCTGGCGGCCGTGGTGCTCGTCACTTTCAATACCATTGAGAAACTTGAGGGAAAGATTAATTAA
- the LOC135940793 gene encoding uveal autoantigen with coiled-coil domains and ankyrin repeats-like, with amino-acid sequence MFGKSTNNLSGDELRREIQLNKERISEWSEMVNKFGERLKELDREHDHLACEENRLQLEVEGKKQLVAESQAELIKLEDEVKSARMSAEKSAARRLQMEQQAATMKNTLQNLLQAEYSMQREAAAKREAMANEFEPQHATRVAQERMLAEETMAMRHDVDQLKETTEMMRNKEEARQIDVAENREKLTAAETKMQELRQALKEKQEDYERRKKDLSSEVAKKERMLHDSDQELRDKIFALAELNREVEKIESDHNTMVKNNDSVQQHIHAEREQVRSLQMALVEIETKHHTEAERLTRLTAELEQAQIDYKRKSKQMAEMIESEQQAAMNYMNQLESELGDATAEEDRARSSNRPQRGTDPEFEHLHNEVNEKVLELANLKREHEKNLEEAHQEHCRRKAQIEVSNNNMSSEQRFYQLDQTYRKDMELFEKQKAVAELKLSEATSQLANLQAEISSQLAEVSPDLWKLRQTLKDDEQFEHTINKMAKQRELNLHQTDTRLKLLNQQKSVIENKLTQLNKNCEVMQRQLASMKQNKRSTRNADDHKKNTGILAVNTTTTRISMPAKTKSASSADNRN; translated from the exons ATGTTTGGAAAAAGCACAAACAATCTGAGCGGAGATGAGCTGCGCCGCGAAATTCAGCTTAACAAGGAGCGAATTTCGGAATGGTCTGAAATGGTCAACAAATTTGGCGAACGCCTCAAAGAACTCGACCGTGAACACGACCATCTTGCTTGCGAAGAAAATCGCCTTCAg CTTGAGGTTGAGGGTAAGAAGCAATTGGTGGCCGAGAGCCAAGCTGAGCTGATAAAACTGGAGGATGAGGTAAAATCGGCCCGCATGAGCGCAGAAAAATCAGCAGCACGCCGGCTGCAGATGGAACAGCAGGCTGCAACGATGAAGAACACGTTGCAAAACCTTCTGCAGGCCGAGTACTCCATGCAGCGGGAAGCAGCAGCCAAGAGGGAGGCGATGGCCAACGAATTCGAGCCGCAGCACGCGACGCGCGTGGCTCAAGAACGAATGCTCGCCGAGGAAACCATGGCTATGAGACATGAT GTGGATCAACTGAAGGAGACGACCGAAATGATGCGCAACAAGGAGGAAGCGCGGCAGATCGACGTGGCGGAAAATCGAGAGAAGCTGACAGCTGCCGAAACTAAGATGCAGGAGCTGCGACAAGCGTTAAAGGAGAAACAGGAGGATTACGAGCGTAGGAAAAAGGACCTCTCCTCCGAGGTGGCAAAGAAGGAGCGCATGTTGCACGACAGCGACCAGGAATTGCGTGATAAGATTTTCGCACTCGCTGAGCTCAATAGGGAGGTGGAAAAGATAGAAAGCGACCACAACACGATGGTGAAGAACAACGACAGCGTACAACAGCACATTCACGCTGAGCGCGAGCAG GTTCGCAGCCTGCAGATGGCCCTGGTGGAAATCGAGACGAAGCACCACACGGAAGCAGAGCGCCTGACACGATTGACGGCCGAGCTGGAGCAGGCCCAGATCGACTACAAGCGCAAGAGCAAGCAGATGGCTGAAATGATCGAAAGTGAGCAGCAAGCAGCCATGAATTACATGAACCAGCTGGAGAGTGAGTTGGGTGATGCCACTGCAGAGGAGGATCGCGCCCGCTCTTCCAACAGACCGCAGAGAGGGACAGACCCAGAGTTTGAACATCTGCATAATGAG GTCAACGAAAAAGTGCTCGAATTGGCAAACTTGAAGCGCGAGCACGAGAAGAACTTGGAAGAAGCACACCAGGAGCACTGCCGCCGTAAGGCTCAGATCGAAGTGAGCAACAACAACATGAGCAGTGAGCAGCGCTTCTACCAGCTCGACCAGACTTATCGCAAGGACATGGAGTTGTTTGAGAAGCAAAAGGCGGTAGCTGAGCTCAAGCTGAGTGAGGCCACCAGTCAACTGGCAAACCTGCAAGCGGAGATCAGTTCTCAACTCGCAGAAGTGTCACCAGACTTGTGGAAGCTGAGGCAAACCCTCAAGGATGACGAGCAATTTGAACATACAATTAACAAAATG GCGAAGCAGAGGGAACTGAATCTCCACCAGACCGACACCAGGCTCAAGCTTCTCAACCAGCAGAAGTCGGTTATTGAGAATAAGCTGACCCAGTTGAACAAAAACTGTGAGGTCATGCAACGTCAGCTGGCTTCGATGAAACAGAACAAGAGGAGCACCAGAAATGCTGATGACCATAAGAAGAACACTGGGATACTGGCGGTCAACACAACGACGACCAGGATCTCAATGCCAGCGAAGACCAAGTCTGCTTCATCTGCCGACAATAGAAACTAA
- the Svip gene encoding uncharacterized protein Svip translates to MGICLSCCPPSESTQNLVTPSADVRRQQVLEAAERRRQEQEGRGIKDLGKVKRQQQKQEEIERRQEEAARAGGEPGLKWQMD, encoded by the exons ATGGGGATTTGCCTATCTTGCTGCCCACCTAGTGAATCAACCCAAAACCTTGTCACGCCAAGTGCC GATGTAAGACGGCAGCAGGTGCTTGAGGCGGCGGAACGGAGGCGGCAGGAGCAAGAGGGTAGGGGCATCAAAGACTTGGGTAAAGTCAAGaggcagcagcaaaagcaagAAGAAATTGAAAGGAGACAAGAGGAGGCAGCCAGGGCTGGAGGGGAACCTGGCTTAAAG TGGCAAATGGACTAA
- the LOC135940796 gene encoding BRCA1-associated RING domain protein 1 has protein sequence MASVDSGVETENDSNDSSVAGGQENRRSMDLSPASSLRDSRSASENSFFSSRDPVPSTSQQDAHPSFMPLSNGGLLQAGVAPCLLKLEEDGLLKLKSYFNLETTSKPIEISKPVGVQADDSASTGDDAAEMQEVDPPAGLSFENVKTTGNKGYEIADDTIILRGYSKHTMLQAKMRRPWLSRYHTQNRFPEAKYSKERSLRRAASSNHVELVSYLLDKGVNPNATDEFKRAPLHLAACRGFIDILELLLDKGANPNQKDSMGNTALHLAACTNNVPVVTLLLKAGTDVSSLDQYGRNPLQLAQTRLKMLQMSAAMNPDAMQVKCEVQNVIDMMQIYLHRIGSHNRDAENELLNSFSTRLTLSQTPKEVDHELRGLLASLSNLNLNKAAPTASLESIDV, from the exons ATGGCGTCGGTCGACTCGGGCGTCGAGACGGAGAACGACAGCAATGATAGCAGCGTCGCTGGCGGACAGGAGAACCGTCGCTCGATGGACCTGAGTCCAGCGTCGTCCCTGCGCGACTCGCGCAGCGCGTCCGAGAACTCGTTCTTCAGCAGCCGAGACCCTGTCCCGAGCACCTCACAGCAGGACGCGCACCCGTCGTTCATGCCACTCAGCAATGGTGGTCTCTTGCAGGCTGGCGTCGCGCCCTGCCTGCTGAAGTTGGAGGAGGACGGCTTGCTCAAACTGAAGAGT TATTTTAACTTGGAAACCACTTCAAAGCCCATAGAAATAAGTAAACCTGTTGGTGTACAAGCTGATGACAGTGCCTCCACG GGAGATGATGCTGCAGAGATGCAAGAGGTCGATCCACCTGCCGGACTGTCCTTTGAAAATGTCAAGACTACAGGCAACAAAGGATATGAAATCGCTGATGACACTA TCATATTGCGAGGTTACAGCAAACACACCATGCTGCAAGCAAAGATGAGGAGACCTTGGCTTTCACGATACCACACCCAGAATCGTTTCCCTGAAGCAAAATATTCGA AGGAAAGATCTCTGCGAAGGGCTGCTTCCAGTAACCACGTTGAGTTGGTGTCCTATTTGCTGGACAAAGGAGTAAACCCAAACGCCACTGATGAATTTAAGAGAGCACCGCTTCATTTGGCCGCCTGCCGCGGTTTTATCGACATACTCGA ATTGTTGCTAGACAAAGGTGCAAACCCAAATCAGAAAGACTCAATGGGCAACACGGCTCTACACTTGGCAGCTTGTACAAACAATGTTCCTGTGGTCACACTTCTGCTCAAAGCAG GAACAGACGTCTCTTCGCTGGATCAGTATGGTCGGAATCCATTGCAGCTGGCGCAGACGCGTCTGAAGATGCTGCAGATGTCCGCCGCAATGAATCCGGACGCTATGCAGGTCAAGTGCGAAGTGCAAAATGTGATCGACATGATGCAGATCTACCTACACCGTATTGGCTCACACAACAGGGACGCGGAAAACGAGCTACTTAACTCGTTCTCAACGCGGCTCACCTTGTCGCAAACCCCCAAGGAGGTAGACCATGAACTGCGCGGTCTCCTTGCCAGCCTGTCCAATCTCAATCTCAACAAGGCGGCGCCCACAGCCAGCCTCGAGAGTATAGATGTTTAG